The following nucleotide sequence is from Apium graveolens cultivar Ventura chromosome 4, ASM990537v1, whole genome shotgun sequence.
GAAAGGATTGGTGCTTTGCTTATTAGGGAATCCGGCGTCAACTGAGGTTTGTTTAGAGATTTTGTTTAAAGGAGATTTCCTATGACTAAACATGATTCTAAAGAAAAATTGATTTGTGTACTGATACTGCTAGGGTATAACAATCAGTTGTTCAGTTACGAAACCGAGTGCCTGGAGGAGAAAAATGAAAACAGAAACAATTTATCAGAATATACTGGAGAAGTAAATAGCTCAATCCAGTTTGTTAAACAGAATCAGGGTTGTAAATTAGGACCTCCTAATTAAAAACAAACAAAATAAGAACATTTTACCATAGCGTAACTCTCTTAATCAAAAGGAACAAATCCATAAAACTAAAAGTTATGAAATGAACAATCTTAATTAACAATCTAGCACCAGCTAAACTTACAGATATCTTAAGTTTGACCCCAGATTATCTATAACCTTAAACCAAGAAAATCAAACCTGCGTTTCTTTTTCTGACATGCTTACTTCTGGCATCTAATTTTTGTTCATTAGCTATTTTTCTTATCAATAGTATCACAATGTGTTTGGCAACCTAATCTAAACAGTTAAATTTAAAATAGTGTCCACGGaacaaaaaaaaaacaattcAGCGGAATTGAAATCATTTGATCAATAGTTTGGAGTCATGAATTGTTCACCAAACATATCTGATACACTCAACTTCTTGGTGGGAAAATTTGTACTTGTATGGTGTACTTATCCGTACATGTATATATACACTACTACATAGATTCTTGATCAGAAAAATGCCTTACTCTTAACTAATAATTCCCAAAACCACTTCcatatcatcatcatcataaCATCTTGTCTAATCATGTTCATTAATATACAAGCAATCAAACAAAACCCTTAAATCCAAAACACAACTAAACCCATAATAAACATCAAAGAACACAACTTTAACACAAAAACTCCAAAACAGCCATTTCAAGAACTCAATCAAACCAACAAAATCATCAATAAATTCTAATAAAAAGTCAAAcccaaaatcaagaaaataaataTTTGACAAGGGTACCTGAGATTTGACCAAAAGATTGAAACTTGATATGTATAGAAACAACTTCAAGAATCTTGAGTTGCAGCCAAAAGAATTGGGGATTGTAAATTATGGGAAAAACCCATAATCTGCAgtgtatatatacatgtatgtatgtatgtaagTAAATAAAATCTTTGGAAAGAAAGGTCTAGTTGGTGGAAAGTGTTGAGAAATTCTTGAAAATGGACTTATTATATCTTCAAGAAAGTCTGTTTACCAGTTTCCCTTTAATCATGGTTTAGCAGTTTAACTCTGGAAGATTTATTCTATTCTTTCATACATGTACACAACTTGggaaatattttattttttcttctttaatttttattaataaaaattaaaaatttgtcATTTAGTATTGCATTAGTGGGGAAAATAGTACAGAAGGGGTAATAATAAAGATATGAACGAAATATTCAACTGCTTTTTTTTTGAAAGAGGAAATATTCAACTgctaaaataaaaaaagaaataaattattataaaacaagatataactgattttaattaatttaattatgaaATAATATTAATAGGGAAATAGAAAAGTAGCGCGTGGAAGTTGACTTTGAACTCGTCGTGCTCATGCGAGTTCTAAGCAGATTAGCACACGAAAATAGACCCCCTTTTTAGGTATTCTCAGTTTTTATTCATTTATTCTGTGGGAGCCCATTCTGCTGAGTGCTGACCAGGCCATTGGTAGGAGAGCAGTTATGTTTTGTTAGATTCTTTGATAAGTTAAATAAGTAATAATCAATAAAGTAATAATTTCGTTAAAATACCCGGTTGCAACATAATGAATACAGTATATTTTTATTTTCGATAAAGTAATAAATTTGTGAAAGTAATTTTTTTCTTGGTACCGAATCTATTGTTTGAAAGAGGTTTAATTGTAATTTGTAATTGTTAAAGTTTAGATTTGAGTTGAAATGAATTAAGGGTGTTATGGTTAATGaatgttaattaatttaatcTTCTGGAGCAATAGAAAATTTGAGTGTCAATGTTTCCAGAAGTGTAGTTAATTTCAATCAATTGTTTTGGTCTTTCACGTCAGTCGGTTAAAAACGTTTTGGGCTTCATGCATGCGGGCCTGCTTACGTAACTAAATTTATGAAATTGGAAAATCCGTTCGTTGCCCCCTCTAAAATTCGAATAATTGACCGATTTTTCAAGTATTTATTTTCCGTATTGGAGTACTTGTTTTGAAATATGCAGGTGAGGTTGGGAGGCTCGCAAGTGTCTGtccaattaattttaaattatatagaTTATTAAGGCAACAATAATTATGGTTAACATAAATAAGTAATATACATATGGGATGAAATAGATGAGAGTGGAAATAGTTGTCATGTTCAAAGGTTGGTGACTAAACAATCACATTACATTAGGCCACTTTCTAGCACACTACTTTTTAAGATATAGCACTGCACATTTGCTCAATCCATGTTTAGACACCTCACTCTCTAAAAGAAAAGATAAGAAAATGATCCTGGTGGTTCCACTTTTATAGTCAACTACTCTACTGTTTGTTTTGTCATactgtacatatatatatatgcaatgCATTATTCAAAGTGCATTACTGAAATTTGTACTATACATTCTTTAAAAGGTAGTTTTAATATTAAATCATCAAAGTGCTTAATACAAACAAGTCTTGATATCCAAATTACATGTAGCACAAGTAAAATTTAGGACTTCCTATATGCCCTGCTTTAGCTTATTCAGAGCAAGGATGGTAAAATGCAGACAATAAGAATTACAGACAAAATAAGTATGATTGCAGCTACTTCAGCCCCGGATAAGAATAATGCAGCTACTTAAGCTGAAAGAATAGTGTTAACTGTCAAATGCAGACTGCAGGTGACACTCCAGAATGTAAAGAATGAATGCATCTGTACACTCTTGAATGACATGTATCATCAGTTTGTCAGAAGACTGAGGAAGGAATCATGCTTGTGGTTGCTTTCGATCCACCATCGATTGAAATCTAGCGCTGAAGTGTCATTTTCTTCATCAGCAGCTGGCAGATTGAGATCAAGAAAGTTGCGAGTTTCTAGAACTGGTTTCTGATCAATTACAGTGCTGGTACTTGTGCTCTGATTGTTTTTGGCATCAGCAATTAAGTGTGATCTTTTATGACCGCCCAAAGCTTGTCCTGATGAGAAAACTCTGAAGCAAATTGAGCATTCATGTGAGACTCCATTGTTTATTAACTTCCTTCTCCCATTACTTGTCTCTGCTATAACTTCTTGATCAAGCTGGCCGCTTTTATCAGCAGTGTGGTTTTGTAATAGACTTTTACCAGTCCCGGTGTTGCTTTCACGGCCCGAATCGTAGCAGCTTCCATTATGTTTCTTGTGACTAGCTCTATGGCCGCCAAGAGCTTGGTATGAATGGAAGGCCCTGTTGCAAGAGGCACACTCGAAATTGCTCTTTTTCTCAAGATTTTCACTGTACATTTCTGAGTAGTTGGTTCCCAAATCAGGATTGAACAATTCGGGACTTCTTCTCTTTCTTGAGTTCTGTTTCTTCTTAGTGACCAAATCAGCTTTTAGATCATTTTCACTTCTCTTTGGCAAAATCTTATCAGTTTCCAGAATAGAATCCTGAAAATCTGATACCTCAACCATCCCAGATGTCTCCAATTTGTCATTCAGAAGAAGCGCACCAACCTTCATATTTGATATCTTCATCTTAGGTCCATATTCCAACTCCAACTTCCCTTCACTTGGATTTTTTAAGTTGACTAGCTCACCACTGTTACTCGCTGAAATCTTAGTTTCTAGCAGCTCAGAATTATTACCAGAGGACTCTCCAACAGAATTCAGACCATTCCGATGACTAACATCCTTCGAAAGCATGATCAAACACATGGCAACCTCTTCTTGTTCTTGCTCAATCCCGGACACAGATGATGAAGCATTTGCATTGAAAGATAATGAAGATGAAGTTGGGGTAGCAGCGCTAACCATGTTATTATTGTCAAAGCGTCTGACTTTTCTGGATGTTCTCTTTTTCCGACTTGGAGCGGTTTCATTATCTGATTGATCAGCTTTAGTCCCTGAATCTTGTTCTTCCAGCCGAGTTCGAGAAATTTTATCAGAGTGGCACTTCATATGCCCAAACATTGCCTTCAAAGACCCAAAACCTTTACCACATTCTTTGCAAATCTTGTCATCGAGAAGGCTAGCTCCACTTAAATCTTCAAATCGATATGACTTTTTGGGATTCTCTCTAAGACGATAACTAGCAGGATCATTGTTATCACCGCAGTTGACTAAAGAGAGTTTCTTTCTGTGAAGCTTTTCTTGGTGATCAGCTTGATCAGATGTATATATAACATGAGACCTCATGTGACCCCCCAATGATCTGCCACAAGGGAAGCTCTTGTCGCACAATTTGCACATATATTTCAGTTCTTGATCTATATCCATTGATATTACTTAACTGAACAGTAAAAATCCAGATTACAGAAATAAAAGGCCTGAAGCAGAAGAACTACAATTCAGATTAAACGAGGTGAAATTTCAAATACCCGGAtgaagaaactgaatcaaaagCTAAAATCGAAAATGTGCTTGTTCAATGAGCTGATCTGAGAAACACACATCAAAGTTTAGGCTGCAACAAGATCAGCTGTCAAGAAAAGCAAAGACAGGGTAGCAAATGACAGAATATATGTAACATGAATATTGCAGTTGCCCCCCTTTTGTCTTACTAGCAACTTTTAGTAGCTAAAGATTGAAGTAAaaaatcaaaacttgaagagaTATATGAACAAATGGAAGAATTAAGAAGAAGAATAAGAGAGTTGTTTACTCTCTCAGCTCTGATCCCTTTTTGCTTTCATTCTCTAGCTGTCTATATGTAAAAAAAGAGGGTGGTGAAATTGAAGGAGAAATCCATGCATGGAAGCAAAGATAGATGAAAAGAGGAAAAGGGAAAGAGCAGCACGTGTACTCAACTAAGGATCCTACGCCAAACTAATCAGACGGCTGAGGATGTGTCCTACATTGAGCATCCCTATGATTGAGGAACAACAACCTACTCTAACCTCACTATTCTTTCCTTTGTCTAGTTACTAAGGAAAGCCCCCACCACCCCCAAGTGATCAAGTAGAAGCTTCAACTCTATTCTTTGCTTCATTTCTCTCTTTATTCATTTCTCACTCTCAAGTCTCAAGCACCCCCCCCTGCCTAGCAAATTTTTAGCCCCGGTTAACGTCCAAAAATTTGCGACAACTCTTTATAACCCCGACAGTTTTGTAATTCAGGTTCCGCCACTACCAACACACACTAGTTGTTACCGTGTTAAATATATTTAACCACAATCATATTTAATTTCATATTACAAACATAAAGATTCTTAGCTCAGGGATAAACTGATCAAGTCTGTCATATTAAGAGAATCATGTTGTATATAAAAAGGTAGTATTAGTAGTATTTGTTGACATTATGGATAACCGATGATATATATGTAACTAGTAGGCTTTCTTTCAAGTACATGGTCATTGACAGCAGGGCAAGTTGAGAATAGTTTAAAATCTGTTTGATGACAGTTGGTAATATGAGTAAAGGAATGAGGGTAGTTTTGTTATTTACCCTAGTTGTTGTGCAAATGATTGGTGGGAAATGATTTGGAACATGGTACTGCACTCATATGTTGCTCCTACTACAAGCCTGCAGTTGGAGCTCTACTCCAGTCTCCAGGCTGGACCAACCGCCCCCCAAACACAAAAAACTCTGTGTTTGTTTGCTCGAAGCTCTACCGTTAAACCAcaccaaaccaaaccaaaccagaCGTACTCAACACTAATCGATGTCTGAATTGCATCGAAGGATACAAAGAGAATAGTATAATTGGACTTAAGTTTGTGATTTTACTTGAAGACAAGAAATAAAGTGAAGCTAGTTAAAAAATTCTACAAGTGGAGCTGGAAGCCACTTAGTTTATACTCAGCATCTCACTATTCTGAGGTTTTTGTATCTTATAATTGTATGTTGTCATTCTTTCCTATACAATTCAGCAGGATCAACATTGCTTCATGATGCAAACTGCTCCATCTGGGTCACTAGTATCTCGAATACTTTCTCGATCTGATTCCGTAAAATGCAAAAATTGTTTATTCGCTACATGGAACTATTCTAAGAACTTAATCCTAAGAAAATTAATGACTAAAAATGCAATTAGCAAGGCTGTCTGTAAATGGAGACAAAACTGAAACCAAAAGAAAAGTTATATACAGATTATAAATCCACTGTTGAACATTATTATATAACTTGAAGAATCCAGCTCAAAACTGTAAGTAGATTTCATCTCTGAACAAGCTGATTAGCTGTTTGATAATGTACTACAAGGTTAATCACTAATCCCAAAGTACACTTAACATAAAGTTAACATGATGTTGGCACTATCTGAGTCTTAGGAGTGCTAATTAATCTTAAAACTAACAGATAAATATTACTAGTATATGGGTTGGAATTTAGGTAATGTTCACTATAAGTTGTCACTTACTGGCCAACTAGTGATTAGTGAAGAACTAAAAGTACATGAATATACTTGGATAGATACGCTTCTACTGCCGGCCACTGTAATCCTAATGAAGAACCTGCCGGCTCTTCGATTGCCTTGACCGTCATACAGATGTCTTGTTAAGAATATCGATCATGCATATTATGCTGTCATCTAAGTTAAACTTTTTAAATTGTGCCGTTCTTGCAGAATTTGACAGGCATTATCGCACATTTCTACTGAATCTCGAActttagagattttgtagcagaTGCTCAAGATACTCGCTCACATACACCGAGTCCCTAACTTTATATTCACTAGCTACAGGAATCACATACTGTCTTAACCCGATTGCTCGTTCCAAACTGACACCATCTTACGAACCAAACGACCCCCTAGTACTTCGTGTACTTGCTAACAGAAGTATACAGAACAATAGAATACTAGTATGAATATACGTGGTTGCCACCTTCTTAAGCATGCTATTGACTCTCATTACTAACAACTGACATTTGCAGGCACATTCTTCTGTGTGCATGTTAGTGCATTCACAGAAATCATATCTTATTagataaattttattttctatgaatttttaatttaaatgaATATCATGTTTTACAAGTGGAGCAGGAATCAGAACCAGCAACTGAGAACACCCTTATTTAACAAGTCAAAGCTAGAGAACTAGGTAGGTATCTAGTTGCCTTCATATACTAAGAAAGTGGGTTTAGTTGGAAGAGACAATGATGTCTGCTCATTAGCTAGACAATGAGGAGCTTAATTATAATCACTAATTACACCCTAAAAGCAGTTATCTTCTCCTGAATCATGTTAGTTCTTACTTGTTGGCAATTATGATAATTGTAATAAACTTTCATCATAAGTTCAAAAAACATTAAGCTACAATCTCATTGTTTGTCTTTGAGGTTAAGGCACTTGTCCTCATTTCTACCTACCTAGCTAAAGCTATGTTACCTTCTACTTTGTAAAGTTCAACTGAATTCAATTATGTTATAGATTTGGAACTTTAGATGCAGTTTGGGGAGAAAATGTGAGATTCATTAAACACTGTATTGGAATTTGATAGGGTACATTGTATTCTAGGTATATGCAACTGTGAGTTTACAATGAATTGAGTTTATAACAACAATTTACGAGTTTGAAGCTCACATATATTGCTGATATTAGCATGAAAAACAATTCATAGATAAGCCACAATTTGAACTATGTAAGACAGCCCCATTGGTGATACTCTATACATTGCAGTTTACTGATGCACATCAAAAATCTTCAAAGGAAGGCTGGATAACCGCATTAACATACGAAGAAAATTTCTTGAATGTAAGAGTTTCAGTATACATAATGGAACCAGACCTGGAGAGATTTA
It contains:
- the LOC141717754 gene encoding uncharacterized protein LOC141717754, encoding MDIDQELKYMCKLCDKSFPCGRSLGGHMRSHVIYTSDQADHQEKLHRKKLSLVNCGDNNDPASYRLRENPKKSYRFEDLSGASLLDDKICKECGKGFGSLKAMFGHMKCHSDKISRTRLEEQDSGTKADQSDNETAPSRKKRTSRKVRRFDNNNMVSAATPTSSSLSFNANASSSVSGIEQEQEEVAMCLIMLSKDVSHRNGLNSVGESSGNNSELLETKISASNSGELVNLKNPSEGKLELEYGPKMKISNMKVGALLLNDKLETSGMVEVSDFQDSILETDKILPKRSENDLKADLVTKKKQNSRKRRSPELFNPDLGTNYSEMYSENLEKKSNFECASCNRAFHSYQALGGHRASHKKHNGSCYDSGRESNTGTGKSLLQNHTADKSGQLDQEVIAETSNGRRKLINNGVSHECSICFRVFSSGQALGGHKRSHLIADAKNNQSTSTSTVIDQKPVLETRNFLDLNLPAADEENDTSALDFNRWWIESNHKHDSFLSLLTN